A stretch of Lysinibacillus agricola DNA encodes these proteins:
- a CDS encoding LAGLIDADG family homing endonuclease — protein sequence MEEVNRIVRRRPYEARDKERLIKKIIELHENGMSQVDIAKTLHIGRGTILRWNKELELFKARKPGQAGKLKNKKYHYDEHYFKNINTANKAYLVGYITGDGTIYDRGKSKRIVLSLAEQDRQLLEDIAKELSMQEAIKFRKRRAPNEQNKYSLIINSTEMCNDLMRLGITPRKTGFESWIDFKNEDLQWTYLRGFFDADGHFSKRGRIGFTGNRQMLLSLLQFLHNQQLALTVHKVYPKQGCVDLFINRKADVLKIVRKLYGHGSLQLNRKYEKIKSFFDDIV from the coding sequence ATGGAAGAAGTAAATCGTATTGTACGGAGACGTCCTTACGAGGCGCGAGACAAAGAACGATTGATTAAAAAAATTATTGAGTTGCATGAAAATGGTATGAGCCAAGTTGATATTGCAAAAACACTTCACATAGGAAGAGGAACAATCCTTAGATGGAATAAAGAGCTAGAGCTTTTTAAAGCGAGAAAGCCTGGGCAAGCAGGAAAGCTGAAAAATAAGAAGTATCATTATGATGAACACTACTTTAAAAATATCAATACAGCGAATAAGGCTTATTTAGTAGGTTATATTACAGGTGATGGTACTATATATGATCGTGGTAAATCGAAACGTATAGTTTTATCACTTGCTGAACAGGACCGGCAACTGCTTGAAGATATCGCAAAAGAACTGTCTATGCAAGAAGCGATTAAATTCCGTAAACGCCGTGCACCAAATGAACAAAACAAATACTCTTTAATAATTAATTCAACAGAAATGTGCAATGATTTAATGAGGTTGGGTATTACACCTCGAAAAACAGGTTTTGAAAGTTGGATTGATTTTAAAAATGAGGATTTGCAATGGACTTATTTAAGAGGTTTTTTTGATGCAGATGGTCATTTTTCCAAGCGTGGGAGAATAGGTTTTACAGGTAATCGTCAAATGCTTTTATCATTACTCCAATTTTTGCATAATCAACAACTAGCTTTAACCGTCCATAAAGTTTACCCAAAACAAGGATGCGTTGACTTATTCATTAATCGAAAAGCTGATGTGTTAAAGATTGTTCGAAAGTTATACGGTCATGGTTCCTTACAACTCAATAGAAAATATGAAAAAATCAAATCCTTCTTTGATGATATAGTCTGA
- a CDS encoding stage III sporulation protein AE, with product MQEQILSFLIDPFFLLLKMTLILSGYVIIILIVNMMLPEFEKGTRILFFLIVLATIGPVVVNSFKLIDEIAQGLAHIFTAFYPILTSSFLLSSSITAIASWQPFLLFFVQVLTIISSKWLIPGVLFAIVFDVCSVIVKEISFTRIAELIRFTIMSIVSASVICYVILMSASGVAAFSVNAAVAEPVKKLIEENIPVVGSIIVDSFSMFQHMTQFSSSISSITAFIAVITVSFIPTVQLVVSAYSLKLLAAILEPIAFDDICRLLDHISKSLFTLCAVSFLIAFSFMFSCFFLIIFVQVMAGGR from the coding sequence TTGCAAGAGCAAATACTTTCGTTTTTAATTGATCCATTCTTTCTATTGCTGAAGATGACGCTCATTTTGAGTGGCTATGTCATCATTATTTTGATTGTTAATATGATGTTACCAGAATTTGAAAAAGGGACAAGAATACTTTTTTTTCTTATTGTACTTGCCACAATAGGGCCTGTAGTTGTGAATTCATTTAAATTAATAGACGAAATAGCACAGGGACTCGCCCATATATTCACTGCATTTTATCCGATTCTTACTTCAAGCTTTCTTCTATCAAGCAGTATTACAGCGATTGCTTCTTGGCAGCCTTTCTTGCTTTTTTTTGTACAAGTCTTAACGATTATTAGTAGTAAGTGGCTTATTCCAGGTGTGCTTTTTGCCATTGTTTTTGATGTTTGCAGTGTCATTGTCAAAGAAATTTCGTTTACGAGAATTGCCGAATTGATTCGTTTTACTATTATGAGCATTGTCTCTGCATCTGTTATTTGTTATGTCATCTTAATGTCAGCAAGTGGTGTTGCGGCATTTAGTGTTAACGCAGCTGTTGCAGAGCCTGTGAAGAAATTAATAGAGGAAAATATTCCGGTTGTTGGTTCCATTATAGTAGATAGCTTTTCGATGTTCCAACATATGACACAATTTTCTTCTTCTATTAGTAGTATTACTGCGTTTATAGCGGTCATTACAGTATCGTTCATTCCAACAGTTCAGCTTGTTGTCAGTGCGTATTCGTTGAAACTGTTAGCAGCTATTTTAGAGCCAATTGCTTTTGATGATATTTGTAGATTACTAGATCATATTAGTAAATCTCTATTTACATTATGTGCTGTATCGTTTCTAATTGCTTTTTCATTTATGTTTTCTTGTTTTTTCCTCATCATTTTTGTGCAAGTTATGGCCGGGGGGAGATAG
- a CDS encoding SpoIIIAH-like family protein yields the protein MRVRRRTVWFMTLLSLVAVISVYYLVDPAKQFNGLTIFTDDALQQTAVTGVTDQEATKDGVTQEVSSPSHLFEEMRMQVSDERSQLRQQLTQKIGSQEYSAEDKSKAYNEMDNLIKQESSEAMLEMLIKSLGYSDAFVRADGDKVSVTVMAEELSKAQANEIIYLVRTEMEGANDVQVKFSANNY from the coding sequence ATGCGCGTACGTAGAAGAACAGTTTGGTTTATGACATTATTAAGTCTAGTAGCAGTTATTTCAGTGTATTATTTGGTTGATCCAGCAAAGCAATTTAATGGTCTAACTATTTTCACAGATGATGCATTACAGCAAACTGCAGTAACTGGTGTAACAGATCAAGAAGCAACGAAAGATGGTGTGACACAGGAAGTATCTTCTCCAAGTCACTTATTTGAAGAAATGCGCATGCAAGTTAGTGATGAAAGAAGCCAACTTCGTCAACAATTAACACAGAAAATCGGTTCACAAGAATACTCAGCAGAAGATAAAAGTAAGGCTTATAACGAGATGGATAACCTTATAAAACAAGAATCCTCTGAAGCAATGTTAGAAATGCTTATTAAATCTTTAGGTTACTCCGATGCGTTTGTACGAGCGGATGGTGATAAAGTATCGGTAACTGTTATGGCTGAGGAGCTATCAAAAGCTCAAGCGAATGAAATTATTTATTTGGTAAGAACAGAGATGGAAGGCGCAAATGACGTACAAGTAAAATTTAGTGCAAATAACTATTAA
- a CDS encoding amino acid permease, whose protein sequence is MEQPQLKRDLKNRHVQLIAIGGTIGTGLFLGSGKAIALAGPSIIFAYLIVGTALFFVMRALGELLLSNAGYTSFTDFASEYIGPWAGYITGWTYWFCWIMTAMADIIAVGVYTQYWFDIPQWVPAIGCLVLLLTLNLLTVKLFGELEFWFALIKIITIVALIIIGLIMLFTGFQTSTGTVTVENLVAHGGLFPNGLYGFLMAFQMVVFAFVGVELVGVSAAETADPKKNIPSAINKIPIRILLFYVGALFVILCINPWHEMSASSSPFVQVFTLAGIPIAAGIINFVVLTSAASAGNSGLFSTSRMLFNLGSNKQASPSFAKLNKNSVPSNALVISAIVVSAGALLSKLMPENAFSVVTTISAICFIWVWSIILISHIIYKRKNRALHEASIFKAPFTPFVNYLVLAFFAFLLVVMFISEATRTALLLTPIWFIILMFIYKMKRKKPID, encoded by the coding sequence GTGGAACAACCACAATTAAAACGTGATTTAAAAAATCGCCATGTACAGCTCATTGCTATTGGCGGAACAATAGGTACCGGTTTATTTTTAGGATCAGGTAAAGCCATTGCCTTAGCGGGTCCTTCCATCATTTTTGCCTATCTAATTGTCGGAACTGCCCTATTTTTTGTCATGCGTGCATTAGGTGAACTGTTATTATCAAATGCTGGCTATACATCATTTACTGATTTTGCATCCGAATACATAGGACCTTGGGCAGGTTACATCACTGGCTGGACTTACTGGTTCTGCTGGATCATGACCGCTATGGCAGATATTATTGCTGTCGGCGTTTATACACAATATTGGTTTGATATACCTCAATGGGTGCCAGCAATTGGCTGTTTAGTATTGTTATTAACTTTGAATTTATTAACTGTAAAACTATTCGGTGAGCTAGAATTTTGGTTTGCCCTTATAAAAATCATCACAATTGTTGCACTGATTATTATTGGACTAATCATGTTATTTACAGGCTTTCAAACAAGCACTGGCACGGTTACAGTTGAAAATCTTGTGGCACATGGCGGGTTATTCCCGAACGGCCTATACGGCTTCCTAATGGCATTCCAAATGGTTGTTTTCGCTTTTGTTGGTGTCGAATTAGTAGGAGTTTCTGCTGCAGAAACGGCTGATCCTAAAAAAAATATTCCTTCTGCCATTAACAAAATTCCCATACGCATTTTATTATTCTACGTAGGTGCGCTATTTGTTATTTTATGCATTAATCCTTGGCATGAAATGTCTGCCTCAAGTAGTCCGTTTGTACAAGTATTTACACTAGCTGGCATACCAATTGCTGCAGGTATTATTAATTTTGTCGTTCTAACATCTGCTGCTTCGGCGGGTAATAGTGGTTTATTCTCTACAAGCCGCATGCTTTTTAATCTTGGCAGCAACAAGCAAGCTTCGCCATCGTTTGCAAAGCTAAATAAAAACAGTGTACCAAGTAACGCACTCGTTATTTCTGCAATTGTTGTATCCGCAGGGGCGTTATTAAGTAAATTGATGCCTGAGAACGCCTTTAGTGTTGTTACAACGATAAGCGCTATTTGCTTTATTTGGGTGTGGAGTATTATTTTAATCTCTCATATCATTTATAAACGAAAAAATCGTGCACTTCATGAGGCGTCAATTTTTAAAGCACCTTTTACTCCGTTCGTAAACTATTTAGTACTTGCCTTCTTTGCATTTCTATTAGTAGTTATGTTCATTTCAGAGGCAACACGTACAGCATTACTTTTAACACCAATTTGGTTTATTATACTAATGTTTATTTATAAAATGAAAAGAAAGAAACCAATAGACTAA
- a CDS encoding M24 family metallopeptidase: MLKLQKIRKSLQEQNIDGILITNGYNRRYMTGFTGTAGVAIVSQNDAVFITDFRYTEQAAAQVQDFRIVKHEATIIEEIATQVNNMGIKLLGFEKETVSYGTYELYKTKIQADLVPISGLIEKIRLIKTQQEINIIKVACEIADHAYTHILNFIKPGKTELEVSNELEFFMRKQGATQSSFDIIVASGLRSALPHGVATNKVIEKGDFVTLDYGALYNGYISDITRTVAVGEPSEKLVDMYNAVLASQLLALEKVGPGLTGIQADAIARNYLTEKGYGAAFGHSLGHGIGLEVHEGPGLSMRSEVVLEPGMAVTIEPGVYLPGIGGLRIEDDILITETGNELLTHSSKELIIL, from the coding sequence ATGTTGAAATTACAAAAGATACGTAAGTCACTTCAAGAACAAAATATCGATGGCATTTTAATTACGAACGGGTACAATCGTCGTTATATGACTGGTTTTACAGGTACAGCGGGCGTAGCGATTGTTTCTCAAAATGATGCTGTGTTTATCACAGATTTTCGTTATACAGAGCAAGCAGCTGCGCAAGTACAGGACTTCCGAATTGTGAAGCATGAGGCAACAATCATCGAAGAAATTGCAACGCAAGTAAACAACATGGGCATCAAATTATTGGGCTTTGAGAAAGAAACTGTTAGTTATGGCACATATGAGCTGTATAAAACTAAAATTCAAGCTGATTTAGTACCGATTTCTGGGCTAATTGAAAAAATTCGCTTGATTAAGACGCAACAAGAGATTAATATTATTAAGGTTGCGTGTGAAATTGCTGATCACGCATATACACATATCTTAAACTTCATCAAGCCAGGTAAAACAGAGCTTGAGGTTTCGAATGAATTAGAATTTTTCATGCGTAAACAAGGAGCAACTCAGTCCTCGTTTGATATAATTGTTGCGTCGGGTCTTCGCTCAGCTTTACCACATGGCGTTGCAACGAATAAAGTGATTGAAAAAGGCGACTTTGTTACATTAGATTATGGAGCGCTGTACAATGGCTATATCTCGGATATTACACGTACTGTGGCAGTTGGCGAGCCGTCTGAAAAATTAGTGGATATGTACAACGCAGTACTTGCTTCCCAGCTTTTAGCACTTGAAAAGGTAGGCCCTGGCTTAACAGGGATTCAAGCAGATGCGATTGCACGTAACTACTTAACAGAAAAAGGCTATGGCGCGGCATTTGGTCATTCTTTAGGACACGGTATTGGTCTTGAAGTACATGAAGGTCCTGGCTTATCGATGCGTTCTGAAGTGGTGCTAGAGCCAGGTATGGCCGTAACGATTGAACCAGGAGTGTATTTACCAGGAATCGGTGGTTTACGTATCGAGGACGATATTTTAATCACAGAGACAGGTAATGAACTACTAACTCATTCGTCAAAAGAACTTATTATTTTGTAA
- a CDS encoding NAD(P)H-dependent flavin oxidoreductase — protein sequence MCTVKVYADVANVKHAKKSAATGVDGLILVCAGAGGHGGQLNPFGFVSAVKKFFTGTIILSGSISGGADVLATQIMGADYAYMGTRFLDCDEGNAPEEYKNMVIESDTSDILYTDAFSGVHVNVLIPSLLKEGIDPTTLKPREDVDLTHLVNVKAWRDIWSAGHGVTNIVKRESVREILKTLEVEYEKAKQQIISVQPL from the coding sequence TTGTGCACGGTTAAGGTCTATGCAGATGTTGCGAACGTCAAGCATGCTAAAAAGTCTGCTGCCACAGGTGTAGACGGACTAATCCTTGTTTGTGCAGGTGCTGGCGGTCATGGCGGGCAACTGAACCCATTTGGCTTTGTATCTGCGGTAAAGAAATTCTTTACGGGGACAATCATTTTATCAGGCTCCATCTCTGGCGGTGCAGACGTATTAGCTACTCAAATAATGGGAGCAGACTATGCCTATATGGGTACTCGTTTTTTAGATTGTGATGAAGGAAATGCACCTGAGGAATACAAAAATATGGTGATTGAAAGTGATACCTCTGATATTTTATATACCGATGCCTTTAGCGGTGTCCATGTTAATGTATTAATTCCATCTTTATTGAAGGAGGGCATTGATCCAACGACATTGAAGCCAAGAGAGGACGTTGACTTGACACATCTTGTTAATGTCAAGGCATGGCGAGATATTTGGTCTGCCGGACATGGCGTTACCAATATTGTCAAACGAGAGTCGGTTCGTGAAATACTCAAAACATTGGAAGTAGAGTACGAGAAAGCAAAGCAGCAAATAATTTCAGTACAGCCATTGTAA
- the accB gene encoding acetyl-CoA carboxylase biotin carboxyl carrier protein, with the protein MFKIQEIREIIKLVDSSSIDEFVYEVDGAKVKLKKNGVVVTETVATKKEVAAPVVQQSAPAAAPAPAKAEEAPVASEAPTNNDPSLHKIVSPMVGTFYQSPNPDSPAYVKVGDKVGNETIVCIVEAMKLFNEIEAEVQGGIVEVLVKDGELVEYGQPLFLVKAE; encoded by the coding sequence ATGTTCAAAATTCAAGAAATTCGTGAAATCATTAAATTAGTAGATTCTTCTTCAATTGACGAGTTCGTTTATGAAGTAGATGGCGCAAAAGTTAAGTTAAAAAAGAATGGTGTTGTTGTTACTGAAACTGTAGCAACTAAAAAAGAAGTAGCGGCACCTGTTGTACAACAATCTGCACCAGCGGCAGCTCCAGCTCCAGCAAAAGCTGAAGAAGCACCAGTTGCATCTGAGGCACCAACAAATAACGACCCGTCGTTACATAAAATTGTCTCTCCGATGGTTGGTACTTTCTACCAATCGCCGAACCCAGATTCACCAGCTTACGTTAAAGTGGGGGACAAAGTTGGTAATGAAACAATTGTATGTATCGTAGAAGCTATGAAACTATTCAACGAAATTGAAGCAGAAGTTCAAGGGGGAATCGTTGAAGTACTTGTTAAAGACGGTGAGTTAGTAGAATACGGACAACCATTATTCCTTGTAAAAGCTGAGTAA
- a CDS encoding lipoate--protein ligase family protein, giving the protein MTTWYFLNSGKCSPSFNMALDEALLDWHSEGLIPPVIRFYEWEPATLSIGYFQQAERDINLEAVRKQGLGFVRRPTGGRAVLHEHELTYSVIVTESYPNMPESVTEAYRVLSEGILQGFHNLGMDAYFSVPDTDEKRADLKKPKSAVCFDAPSWYELVVEGKKIAGSAQTRQKGVILQHGAILLDLDQEKLLSVFNFSSEEAKERMRRKLPEKAVAINSLVKEPVTIKQCVTAFRDGFAKSLQIDLKPFTLSEEQLEYVHALEEKKYACDDWNFKK; this is encoded by the coding sequence ATGACAACTTGGTATTTTCTAAATTCAGGGAAATGTAGCCCTTCTTTTAATATGGCATTAGATGAGGCATTACTTGATTGGCATAGTGAAGGTTTAATTCCACCAGTCATTCGTTTTTATGAGTGGGAGCCAGCAACTCTTTCGATTGGTTATTTTCAACAAGCGGAAAGAGATATCAATTTAGAGGCAGTGCGAAAACAAGGACTAGGCTTTGTTCGTCGACCAACAGGCGGTAGAGCCGTTTTACATGAACATGAGTTGACATATAGCGTCATTGTTACAGAAAGCTATCCAAATATGCCTGAATCAGTGACAGAGGCATATAGAGTGTTAAGTGAAGGTATATTGCAAGGTTTTCATAATCTAGGCATGGATGCTTATTTTAGTGTGCCTGATACAGATGAAAAAAGAGCAGACTTAAAGAAACCTAAAAGTGCAGTTTGTTTTGATGCGCCAAGCTGGTACGAGCTTGTCGTAGAAGGTAAAAAAATAGCTGGTAGTGCACAAACTCGTCAAAAAGGTGTTATTTTACAGCACGGAGCCATTTTACTAGATTTAGATCAAGAGAAATTATTGTCTGTTTTCAATTTTTCAAGTGAAGAAGCTAAAGAACGTATGCGTAGAAAGCTACCGGAAAAAGCAGTTGCTATCAATAGCCTTGTAAAAGAACCCGTGACTATTAAACAATGTGTGACAGCTTTTCGTGATGGTTTTGCAAAATCGTTGCAAATTGATTTAAAACCATTTACACTTTCTGAGGAGCAATTAGAATATGTGCATGCACTTGAAGAAAAAAAATATGCATGTGATGATTGGAACTTCAAAAAATAA
- a CDS encoding NAD(P)H-dependent flavin oxidoreductase, giving the protein MLQTIIEIPTPIIQAPMAGVTSPKFVAACAEAGILGSIGAGYLDGERTKSFIQEVKQLTKKPFAVNLFVQEEPRIDIDVLQKARMALQPFYDELGLSPVQSVMSKEVFEGQVQAVLDENVAICSFTFGIPSADIILRLKDNDVYVIGTATTLEEAKRVEQAGMHAVVLQGGEAGGHRGSFTEPMQLIDLYDLLQQVVGQISIPIIAAGGIVTKEAVEKALVMGAQAVQIGTALLVADECEISPLYKNAVLQSKAQQTTITRAFSGKPARGLANDFTERMKDAIVAPYPLQNDLTTTIRKESAKRGNAEYLSMWMGENSYLVKQTGSVKSIVEKLL; this is encoded by the coding sequence ATGCTACAAACAATTATTGAAATACCAACCCCAATTATTCAAGCGCCAATGGCTGGTGTAACATCGCCAAAATTTGTGGCTGCCTGCGCAGAGGCAGGTATTTTAGGCTCAATTGGAGCGGGCTATTTAGATGGGGAGCGAACGAAAAGCTTTATTCAGGAAGTTAAACAACTAACAAAAAAACCGTTCGCAGTTAACTTATTTGTACAGGAAGAGCCACGTATTGATATCGATGTTCTTCAGAAGGCTCGAATGGCTTTACAACCATTTTACGACGAGCTAGGACTTTCACCTGTGCAAAGTGTTATGTCCAAGGAAGTATTTGAAGGACAAGTGCAAGCTGTTCTTGATGAAAATGTAGCTATTTGTTCCTTTACATTTGGCATTCCATCAGCAGATATCATTCTTCGCTTAAAGGACAACGATGTTTATGTTATTGGCACAGCTACTACATTAGAGGAAGCAAAGCGTGTAGAACAAGCGGGGATGCATGCTGTTGTTCTACAGGGTGGCGAAGCTGGTGGGCATCGCGGTTCTTTCACTGAACCTATGCAATTAATCGATTTATACGATTTACTTCAGCAAGTAGTAGGACAAATCTCCATTCCAATTATCGCGGCAGGAGGAATTGTCACAAAAGAGGCTGTCGAAAAAGCACTAGTAATGGGTGCACAGGCAGTTCAAATTGGTACAGCTTTACTTGTGGCTGATGAGTGTGAAATTTCCCCGCTCTATAAAAATGCCGTGCTCCAATCAAAAGCTCAGCAGACGACGATTACTCGTGCTTTTTCGGGTAAACCAGCAAGAGGCTTAGCCAATGATTTTACGGAACGTATGAAGGATGCTATTGTCGCACCATATCCATTGCAAAATGATTTAACTACAACTATTCGTAAAGAAAGTGCAAAACGGGGCAATGCCGAATATTTATCGATGTGGATGGGCGAAAATAGCTATTTAGTGAAACAAACAGGCTCTGTGAAAAGCATCGTTGAAAAATTACTATAA
- a CDS encoding DUF3221 domain-containing protein produces the protein MFTVILVLVLFWFDNILLEGYVLTKKDDNGLQVLISENSPTKLENLDSDTINEMATKNRTMMWVPVDKSMYIQIQLGHKLNVEYDGILLESLPPIIANVESVKIASKHK, from the coding sequence TTGTTTACCGTTATCTTAGTTCTAGTATTATTTTGGTTTGACAACATACTATTAGAGGGATATGTCTTAACAAAGAAAGACGATAACGGGTTACAAGTGTTAATTAGCGAAAATTCACCAACAAAACTAGAGAATTTAGACAGCGACACAATCAATGAAATGGCCACTAAAAATCGCACGATGATGTGGGTTCCAGTAGACAAATCTATGTACATACAAATTCAATTAGGACATAAGCTGAATGTTGAATACGATGGTATCTTACTAGAATCATTACCGCCGATTATAGCTAATGTGGAATCTGTAAAAATTGCTTCTAAACATAAATAA
- a CDS encoding DUF1385 domain-containing protein, whose translation MVQLKYIKRVVLALSNSPVYGGQAQLEGVMFGGKEHTITAIRRNDDSIDYYHYKKVQNPILQKLKKIPLVRGVVALIESAGLGSRHMQFSGDRYDITPGEEEEHKEEGSRLQMILGVAVVGILSFLFGKFAFTLIPVFIADFFSKWIEGKTGQILLESGIKLFLLLTYLYFISLTPLIKRVFQYHGAEHKVINCYEAGMDVTVENVQAQSRLHYRCGSSFMLFTVFVGMFLYFFVPTDPLWLRILDRILLIPVVLGISFEVLQATNACRNIPVLRFLGYPGLWLQLLTTREPKDDQVEVAIASFNMLLQVEQQPEIAATLNHD comes from the coding sequence ATGGTACAGTTGAAATATATAAAGAGAGTGGTGTTAGCCTTGAGCAATTCACCTGTTTACGGGGGACAAGCACAATTAGAGGGTGTAATGTTCGGAGGAAAGGAACATACGATTACAGCTATTCGCCGTAACGATGATTCCATTGATTATTATCATTATAAAAAAGTTCAAAATCCTATCTTACAAAAGCTTAAAAAAATTCCATTAGTACGAGGCGTTGTAGCACTGATTGAATCAGCTGGTTTAGGCTCTCGTCATATGCAATTTTCAGGGGATCGTTACGATATTACTCCTGGTGAGGAAGAGGAGCATAAAGAAGAAGGCTCAAGGCTTCAAATGATTTTAGGCGTTGCAGTTGTAGGTATTCTTTCCTTTTTATTCGGTAAATTCGCCTTTACATTAATACCAGTATTTATTGCGGATTTTTTCTCTAAATGGATAGAGGGCAAAACCGGTCAAATTTTACTTGAAAGTGGCATTAAGCTATTTTTACTACTTACCTATTTATATTTTATATCTTTAACGCCACTAATTAAACGAGTATTCCAATATCATGGTGCAGAACATAAGGTTATCAATTGCTATGAAGCTGGTATGGACGTAACAGTGGAAAATGTACAAGCACAATCACGCTTACACTATCGTTGCGGTAGTAGTTTTATGCTGTTCACTGTCTTTGTAGGCATGTTTTTATATTTCTTCGTGCCAACTGATCCACTTTGGTTACGCATTTTGGACCGTATTCTATTAATTCCAGTTGTTCTTGGTATATCGTTTGAAGTACTTCAAGCGACAAATGCATGCCGTAATATTCCCGTATTACGCTTCCTTGGCTATCCAGGCTTATGGCTACAATTACTGACAACACGTGAACCTAAGGATGACCAAGTAGAAGTAGCCATTGCATCCTTCAATATGCTGCTTCAAGTTGAGCAACAACCAGAAATTGCAGCTACTTTGAATCATGATTAA
- the efp gene encoding elongation factor P: MISVNDFRTGLTIIVDGQLYRVLDFQHVKPGKGAAFVRSKLRNLRNGSVNEKTFRAGEKVEKAQIDNRKMQYLYAQGDEHVFMDLESYEQTELASDAIEYELKFLKENMEVHIQSYQSEMLGVELPNTVELEVTETEPGIKGDTASGGTKPATLETGLIVQVPFFVNQGDKLIINTEEASYVSRA; this comes from the coding sequence ATGATTTCAGTAAACGATTTCCGTACAGGTCTAACTATTATTGTAGATGGCCAATTATATCGCGTGTTAGATTTCCAACACGTTAAACCAGGTAAAGGTGCTGCGTTCGTACGCTCTAAATTACGTAACCTACGTAACGGTTCAGTAAACGAAAAAACTTTCCGTGCTGGTGAGAAAGTTGAAAAAGCACAAATTGATAACCGTAAAATGCAATACCTTTATGCACAAGGTGACGAGCATGTTTTCATGGACTTAGAATCATATGAGCAAACTGAACTTGCTTCAGATGCCATTGAATATGAATTAAAATTCCTAAAAGAAAACATGGAAGTTCATATTCAATCATACCAAAGTGAAATGCTAGGTGTTGAATTACCAAACACTGTTGAGCTAGAAGTAACAGAAACAGAGCCTGGTATTAAAGGTGATACAGCTTCTGGTGGTACAAAACCAGCAACTCTTGAAACAGGTCTTATTGTACAAGTGCCATTCTTCGTAAACCAAGGTGATAAGTTAATCATCAATACAGAAGAAGCTTCTTACGTTTCTCGTGCGTAG
- the aroQ gene encoding type II 3-dehydroquinate dehydratase, which translates to MKLLCLNGPNLNRLGKREPHIYGHETLDDVKKNVQNLAASLGATVEFRQSNHEGVLVDWVHEAEDEKYDGIIFNPGAYTHTSIALHDAIAGISVPVIEVHISNIHKREAFRHHSYLAPACLGQICGLGTKGYELALRTFIEKENGLC; encoded by the coding sequence GTGAAGTTATTATGTTTGAATGGACCTAATCTAAATCGTCTAGGTAAACGTGAGCCACATATTTATGGTCATGAGACACTAGACGATGTGAAGAAGAATGTTCAGAATCTTGCGGCGTCTTTAGGTGCCACTGTCGAGTTTCGTCAATCTAATCATGAAGGGGTACTTGTTGATTGGGTGCATGAAGCAGAAGACGAAAAATATGATGGTATTATCTTTAATCCTGGTGCATATACCCATACAAGCATAGCGTTACATGACGCAATTGCAGGAATCTCTGTGCCGGTTATAGAAGTACATATTTCAAATATCCATAAACGTGAGGCTTTCCGTCATCATTCCTATCTTGCTCCGGCATGCCTTGGTCAAATTTGTGGACTAGGTACGAAAGGCTATGAACTGGCACTACGCACATTTATTGAGAAGGAGAATGGATTATGTTGA
- a CDS encoding rhodanese-like domain-containing protein, protein MNILITIGVILVVVIAYIGINALRLKKAVTNLTQEQFIEGYRKAQLIDVREQKEFDAGHILGARNVPSTTLRQRYKEIRPDLPVYLYCQNTGRSSRAALFLKKRGYNQIYQLQGGFRTWTGKIKSKK, encoded by the coding sequence TTGAACATACTTATCACAATCGGTGTTATTTTAGTAGTTGTCATTGCATATATCGGCATCAATGCCCTACGACTAAAAAAAGCCGTAACAAACCTAACACAAGAACAATTTATTGAAGGCTATCGTAAAGCACAGCTTATCGACGTACGTGAACAAAAAGAATTTGATGCTGGTCACATTCTTGGTGCACGTAATGTTCCTTCGACTACTCTACGTCAACGTTACAAAGAAATCCGCCCAGATTTACCAGTATATTTATACTGTCAAAATACAGGCCGTAGCTCACGTGCTGCTCTATTTCTAAAAAAACGTGGCTACAACCAAATTTACCAACTTCAAGGCGGCTTCCGTACTTGGACAGGTAAAATAAAGTCCAAAAAATAA